The Hemiscyllium ocellatum isolate sHemOce1 chromosome 17, sHemOce1.pat.X.cur, whole genome shotgun sequence genome has a segment encoding these proteins:
- the LOC132823896 gene encoding type III intermediate filament-like, whose protein sequence is MTSKTSVYRKMFVEKPIRTTSGIRSYSSVKPGRSIVPSYSRVSYTVPIKAQSTRRLRSSAPSAAMSNSLNFSLVEAMNSEFKTNRSNEKAEMIELNDRLAGFLEKVRGLEHQNKMLLVELEQLKGKPRSRIGDMYELELRQLRQQIDQINNEKSRIEVERDNLVDDLQKLREKLQDEILQREEAENNLAAFRQDVDDACLARLDLERKVESLQEEIMFLKKLHEEEVSELQAQIQESQVKVEMDMVRPDLTAALHEVRSEFDKLAAKNIAETEAWYKSKLADVNDSAARNNDALRTMKQENGDYRRQIQTLTCDIDALKGTNESLERQMQEMEERYALEANNAQETIANLEDEIGNLKDEMARHLQEYQELLTVKMALDIEIATYRKLLEGEENRISMPLQSFGSLSLADAMYEQQPTDVQMSRKNVVIKTIESRGGDIISETTQRIED, encoded by the coding sequence ATGACCTCCAAAACAAGTGTCTACCGCAAGATGTTCGTAGAAAAACCCATCCGGACCACTTCGGGGATTCGCTCGTACTCGTCTGTGAAACCGGGGCGAAGCATCGTTCCTTCTTACTCCAGGGTCAGCTACACGGTACCGATCAAGGCACAGAGCACACGGCGTTTGAGgagcagcgctccctcagcgGCCATGAGCAACAGCCTCAACTTCTCCCTGGTGGAAGCCATGAACTCGGAGTTCAAGACCAATCGCAGCAATGAGAAAGCCGAGATGATTGAGCTGAATGACCGTCTGGCCGGCTTCCTGGAGAAGGTGAGAGGGCTCGAACACCAGAACAAGATGTTGCTGGTCGAGCTCGAACAGCTGAAAGGGAAACCCCGGTCCAGGATTGGGGACATGTACGAACTGGAGCTGAGGCAACTGCGGCAGCAGATTGACCAGATCAACAACGAGAAGTCCAGAATCGAGGTGGAAAGAGACAACCTGGTCGACGATCTCCAAAAGCTGAGGGAAAAGTTGCAAGATGAAATTCTTCAGCGGGAGGAGGCTGAAAACAATCTGGCAGCTTTCAGACAGGATGTGGATGATGCCTGTCTGGCACGCTTAGATCTGGAACGTAAAGTTGAATCACTGCAGGAAGAAATTATGTTCTTAAAGAAACTACACGAAGAGGAAGTTAGTGAATTACAAGCTCAAATCCAAGAATCACAGGTCAAGGTTGAGATGGATATGGTCAGACCTGACCTTACTGCAGCACTCCATGAAGTTCGTTCTGAGTTTGATAAGCTTGCTGCTAAGAACATTGCTGAAACTGAGGCATGGTACAAGTCCAAGTTGGCGGATGTGAATGATTCTGCTGCTCGCAATAATGATGCTCTTCGCACAATGAAACAAGAGAATGGTGATTACCGCAGACAAATCCAGACACTGACCTGCGATATTGATGCACTTAAGGGAACGAATGAATCTCTTGAGCGCCAGATGCAGGAAATGGAAGAACGTTATGCTTTGGAGGCAAATAATGCCCAGGAAACCATTGCCAACCTTGAAGATGAGATTGGTAACTTGAAGGATGAGATGGCCCGtcatttgcaagaataccaggAGCTACTGACTGTAAAGATGGCTCTCGATATTGAGATTGCAACCTACAGGAAATTGCTGGAGGGTGAGGAAAACAGGATTTCTATGCCTCTGCAATCATTTGGTTCTCTGAGTCTTGCTGATGCCATGTATGAGCAGCAGCCAACTGATGTTCAAATGTCAAGGAAGAATGTTGTCATCAAAACAATTGAGAGCAGAGGCGGAGATATAATCAGCGAAACTACCCAGAGAATTGAAGACTGA